ATCGATAGGATTAAGACAGACAAACAAAACAAGGTCGCAACCTAAGCTGCGCCCCAAGGGGGAAGAAAATGAGCAAAAAACAGGCAGGGAAAGGCGGGAGGGGTTCCGCAACCACAGTTGACAAAAGCAACGAAAGCTGCGGAATTTTTCAGGGGGAGCCCGAAGACTCCCCCTGAGTAGGCCTACTAGGTCAGGTTAACGGCACAGCTTGTTCTTGGCGCAGCCGGGGTCAGCGCAGTCGATGAAGCCATCGCCGTCGTTGTCGAAACCATCGGCGCAGGTGGTGGAGAGCTGCTCGGTGCCGCAACCGCTGATGCCGAGGCAGTCGGAGTCGGCGCAGTCGACCTTGCCATCCTGATCATTATCGATGCCGTCGGTGCAGATCTCACTCACCGGCGCCGGGCAGATCGGATCGGCGGAACAATCCGAATCGGAACAGTCGACCAGACCGTCTTTATCATTGTCGATACCGTCATTGCAGATTTCCACCGGGGCGGGAGCTTCGGCCGGAACGGGATAGAAACGCATGACGAACTGGTTGGGGGTCGGCCACTTGGTGTTGTCGCCGATGGTGACATAGTAATTCAGCCCGAGGTTGGCCAGGTCATCGATCATCCCGGTCGCATACAGGGCATCATTCTGCCAGGAGGCGACCATATCCTCGGGTATCGCCTTTTTCACGCCGTCGGAAGGATAGGGAACACCATTGGCGTCGAGTCCCGCCTGACTGCGGTAAGTGACCCACTGCCCTTCGCAGTAACCGGCTTCCAGAATCGGATCGGTGACGACAAAGTTGCCATCACAGTTGGCCATCAGGACGTTATCGGTATCGGGATTGGCGTCGTCGTCGTAGAAATAGCCGAAGGGGACACCTTCACTGGGATTCCAGTCCCCAAAGAGATTGGCGTAGTTGGCAGAAAGAGGGCCGGTATAGATTTCATCTTCCAGAGCGTAGAGCGGATAGCTGAAACGGCTGGTCGGGTAGAAATAGCCCGTCGCCGGATGGTACTTGTCGGCCGGGCCGGCCAACCCCTGGGAAAACATGGCCGAAAGGGTTTCTTCCTTCTGCGAATCGGACGATGTCAGCTTAGTAAAATAGGTACCACGCGTTGTGGAAAACCCAAGGCCGTCACCGCCTTTGGACTTGACGAACTGACCGTTGACAATAAAGCCGAGTTCAGTGCGAAAGCCCTTCCACTTTCCGTCGGTGGCGTTGGTCAGCTTCGACAGGTTGCCATAGATGCTGGTGGTGCCGGTGGTGGTGGAAAAATAGACGTCAAGAACATCGCCATTATAGCCTTTGAGCTTCCAGCGCTTGCTCGACTGCAAGGGGTCAGAGCACATCTTGTCGGTAAAGTCGTAGGGGTT
The sequence above is drawn from the Desulfuromonas acetexigens genome and encodes:
- a CDS encoding choice-of-anchor F family protein; this encodes MSNVTVAPTPYIEGVTYASTLYTDTAKSASNGAITWEESDVKVPGMKIVNADDVTGAKCIMTTGYNPYDFTDKMCSDPLQSSKRWKLKGYNGDVLDVYFSTTTGTTSIYGNLSKLTNATDGKWKGFRTELGFIVNGQFVKSKGGDGLGFSTTRGTYFTKLTSSDSQKEETLSAMFSQGLAGPADKYHPATGYFYPTSRFSYPLYALEDEIYTGPLSANYANLFGDWNPSEGVPFGYFYDDDANPDTDNVLMANCDGNFVVTDPILEAGYCEGQWVTYRSQAGLDANGVPYPSDGVKKAIPEDMVASWQNDALYATGMIDDLANLGLNYYVTIGDNTKWPTPNQFVMRFYPVPAEAPAPVEICNDGIDNDKDGLVDCSDSDCSADPICPAPVSEICTDGIDNDQDGKVDCADSDCLGISGCGTEQLSTTCADGFDNDGDGFIDCADPGCAKNKLCR